A stretch of Deinococcus sedimenti DNA encodes these proteins:
- a CDS encoding integrase core domain-containing protein, which produces RDYNVVRPHSSLGNLTPHEFARQLAG; this is translated from the coding sequence GGCGGGACTATAACGTCGTCCGTCCCCACAGCTCTCTTGGGAACCTCACGCCACATGAGTTCGCCCGCCAACTGGCGGGCTGA